A section of the Streptomyces sp. SLBN-118 genome encodes:
- a CDS encoding ALQxL family class IV lanthipeptide, whose protein sequence is MELTIDALQMLTAEEEQQHGADPAMCYSIISCWFSVDPDVDGGRREAATAAASTF, encoded by the coding sequence ATGGAACTGACCATCGACGCACTGCAGATGCTCACAGCGGAGGAAGAACAGCAACACGGAGCCGATCCGGCGATGTGCTACAGCATCATCTCGTGCTGGTTCTCCGTGGATCCCGACGTCGACGGCGGTCGGCGGGAAGCGGCAACGGCGGCCGCGTCGACCTTCTGA
- a CDS encoding S8 family serine peptidase encodes MTTAATVPASGLTWSLRGKRPEDIQVMANGEPAPSVEPDDGTGQGTRVCLLDSGVEGDHPLVGQVEGSWAVVKDGTGVRVRETDTGDTSGHGTACAGIIRRIAPGCELHSVRVLDERSAGTGEILLAGLRWAVRQGFDVVNLSLSTTRTRFAEELHALADEAYFNRTVIVASAHNTPVESFPWRFASVLSVGSHHEDDPDLYLYNPRPPVEFFAPGQNVEVAWLGGTTVRATGNSFASPFIAGLCARILSRYPRMTPFQLKSALYLSAANVRIHQADEGTGSQV; translated from the coding sequence ATGACGACCGCCGCAACCGTGCCGGCCAGCGGGCTGACCTGGAGCCTGCGGGGCAAACGCCCCGAGGACATACAGGTGATGGCGAACGGCGAGCCCGCGCCGTCCGTGGAGCCCGACGACGGCACCGGGCAGGGGACACGTGTCTGCCTGCTCGACTCCGGTGTGGAAGGCGACCACCCTCTGGTCGGGCAGGTCGAGGGCTCCTGGGCCGTCGTGAAGGACGGCACCGGTGTCCGGGTTCGCGAGACCGACACGGGCGACACCTCCGGCCACGGCACGGCCTGCGCGGGCATCATCCGCCGGATCGCACCGGGCTGCGAGCTGCACAGCGTCCGCGTTCTGGACGAACGGTCCGCCGGCACCGGCGAGATCCTGCTCGCCGGGCTGCGCTGGGCCGTGCGACAGGGCTTCGACGTGGTGAACCTCAGCTTGTCCACCACCAGGACACGGTTCGCCGAGGAACTCCACGCGCTGGCCGACGAGGCGTACTTCAACCGCACGGTGATCGTCGCCTCGGCGCACAACACCCCGGTGGAGAGTTTCCCCTGGCGGTTCGCATCGGTCCTGTCGGTCGGCAGTCACCACGAGGACGATCCCGACCTCTACCTGTACAACCCCCGCCCCCCGGTGGAGTTCTTCGCCCCCGGGCAAAACGTCGAGGTCGCCTGGCTCGGCGGCACGACCGTGCGCGCGACCGGCAACAGCTTCGCGTCGCCGTTCATCGCCGGGCTGTGCGCCAGGATCCTGTCCAGATACCCCCGCATGACGCCCTTTCAGCTGAAGAGCGCGCTCTATCTCTCCGCGGCCAACGTCCGGATCCATCAGGCCGACGAAGGCACCGGTTCGCAGGTCTGA
- a CDS encoding SpoIIE family protein phosphatase, whose protein sequence is MSSSVIPQSPAPCADSTGRTSDCRANAEAGQMRPALEPVDLAGATAELAGVFRSAFEAAGLTLEVDCPPLPKPVSLDREMWEKIILNLLSNALKFTFTGGARVQLAAAGDRVRLTVTDTGIGIPADELPRLFERFHRVRGARSRSHEGSGLGLVLVKDLVESHGGTVGVDSRLGQGTTVTIDLPFAAAHRPRPDPPAAGAGSLGQTPRKGGGGRPGRAAAYVDEALGWLATDPVPAAAGTSHAPATHDAPHGPGPHENDRPHRARLLVVDDNADMRAYLTQLLQPDYDLLLAADGRAALEMALAQPVELVLSDVMMPRMDGFELVRALRADPRTARLPIVLLTARVGEEESVQGRHAGADDYLAKPFSARQLLARVRTGLELSRLREQVLTETRNQLAVLASLADAGLRLSATLDPDQVLQTAGQILLPDFADQISIHLSAAAPAPAQAPPAYIAGTPLLAREALATAAAHAINGTAPAPAGPHPAPAAVLALPLHPHDQTLGALVLVRHTDYSAVEHKYLENFAHRLALAYDNSTRYRNERRLALTLQRALLPHRLPQVPGVRLATHYRASNRGAEVGGDWYDVLALPDGAVGLAIGDVMGHDVEAATVMGQLRSALHSLAMEGAGPALVLARLDTYLQSLATERFATCLYAVYNPHRHRLRYAASGHLPPLLVSADTGYLELPPALPLGLGSTPVDREVAFPPGTSLLLYTDGLVENRALSLNDCLAALRQTCGALPAAARTDPQQIIERALELLNTPDRVDDDTALLAATAEPLRRTGDPQAGGSADRYCP, encoded by the coding sequence ATGTCCTCCTCGGTCATCCCCCAGTCTCCGGCGCCGTGCGCGGACAGCACCGGCCGCACCAGCGACTGCAGGGCGAATGCCGAGGCCGGGCAGATGCGCCCGGCCCTCGAGCCGGTCGACCTCGCCGGTGCCACGGCCGAGCTGGCCGGGGTGTTCCGCTCCGCCTTCGAGGCGGCCGGGCTGACGCTGGAGGTGGACTGCCCGCCGCTGCCCAAGCCGGTGTCCCTGGACCGGGAGATGTGGGAGAAGATCATCCTCAACCTGCTCAGCAACGCCCTGAAGTTCACCTTCACCGGCGGCGCCCGGGTGCAGCTGGCCGCGGCCGGCGACCGGGTCCGGCTGACCGTGACCGACACCGGCATCGGCATCCCCGCAGACGAGCTGCCGCGCCTGTTCGAGCGATTCCACCGGGTCCGGGGCGCCCGCTCCCGCTCCCACGAGGGCAGCGGCCTCGGCCTGGTGCTGGTGAAGGACCTGGTGGAATCGCACGGCGGCACCGTCGGGGTGGACAGCCGGCTCGGCCAGGGCACCACCGTCACCATCGACCTCCCCTTCGCCGCCGCCCACCGGCCCCGCCCGGACCCGCCCGCGGCCGGCGCCGGATCCCTCGGGCAAACCCCCAGGAAAGGCGGAGGCGGCCGGCCCGGCCGCGCCGCGGCCTACGTGGACGAGGCGCTGGGCTGGCTGGCGACCGACCCCGTCCCCGCCGCGGCAGGCACCTCGCACGCCCCGGCGACCCACGATGCCCCCCACGGCCCCGGCCCGCACGAAAACGACCGCCCCCACCGGGCCCGCCTGCTGGTCGTCGACGACAACGCCGACATGCGCGCCTACCTCACCCAGCTCCTGCAGCCCGACTACGACCTGCTGCTCGCCGCCGATGGCCGGGCCGCCCTGGAGATGGCCCTGGCGCAGCCGGTGGAGCTGGTGCTCAGCGACGTGATGATGCCCCGCATGGACGGCTTCGAGCTGGTCCGCGCGCTGCGCGCCGACCCGCGCACCGCCCGCCTGCCCATCGTCTTGCTCACCGCCCGAGTCGGCGAGGAGGAATCCGTGCAGGGCCGGCACGCCGGCGCCGACGACTACCTGGCCAAACCCTTCTCCGCGCGCCAGCTGCTGGCGCGCGTCCGCACCGGGTTGGAACTGTCCCGGCTGCGCGAACAGGTCCTGACCGAGACCCGCAACCAGCTGGCCGTGCTGGCCTCCCTGGCTGACGCGGGCCTGCGGCTGTCCGCCACCCTCGACCCGGACCAGGTACTGCAGACTGCCGGCCAGATCCTGCTGCCCGACTTCGCCGACCAGATCAGCATCCACCTCTCCGCCGCGGCACCCGCCCCGGCGCAGGCGCCCCCGGCATACATCGCCGGCACCCCCCTTCTTGCCCGCGAGGCCCTGGCCACCGCCGCCGCCCACGCGATCAACGGCACCGCCCCAGCCCCAGCCGGCCCACACCCGGCGCCCGCCGCCGTTCTGGCCCTGCCGCTGCACCCCCACGACCAGACACTGGGGGCCCTGGTACTGGTCCGGCACACCGACTACTCCGCGGTCGAACACAAGTATCTGGAGAACTTCGCCCACCGCCTTGCCCTGGCCTACGACAACTCCACCCGGTACCGCAACGAGCGCCGCCTCGCCCTGACTCTGCAGCGCGCCCTGCTGCCCCACCGCCTGCCCCAGGTGCCCGGGGTGCGCCTGGCCACCCACTACCGTGCCAGCAACCGCGGCGCCGAGGTCGGCGGCGACTGGTACGACGTGCTCGCACTGCCCGACGGTGCCGTGGGGCTGGCCATCGGCGACGTCATGGGCCACGACGTGGAAGCCGCCACCGTGATGGGCCAACTCCGCTCCGCCCTGCACAGCCTGGCGATGGAGGGCGCCGGCCCGGCCCTGGTGCTTGCCAGGCTGGACACCTACCTGCAGTCCCTCGCCACCGAACGCTTCGCCACCTGCCTGTACGCGGTCTACAACCCACACCGCCACCGCCTGCGCTACGCCGCCAGCGGGCACCTGCCGCCCCTGCTGGTATCCGCCGACACCGGCTACCTGGAGCTGCCCCCGGCGCTGCCGCTGGGACTGGGCAGCACCCCAGTCGACCGTGAGGTGGCGTTCCCGCCCGGCACCAGCCTGCTGCTGTACACCGACGGCCTGGTGGAAAACCGGGCTCTGTCCCTGAACGACTGCCTGGCGGCCCTGCGCCAGACCTGCGGCGCGCTGCCCGCCGCCGCCCGCACCGACCCCCAGCAGATCATCGAACGGGCTCTGGAGCTGCTGAACACCCCCGACCGGGTCGACGACGACACCGCCCTGCTCGCCGCCACTGCCGAACCATTGCGTCGAACCGGTGACCCGCAGGCCGGCGGAAGTGCCGACCGCTACTGCCCGTAA
- the lanL gene encoding class IV lanthionine synthetase LanL, producing the protein MTEEDIWCRVSPPDRPSRVQGWKLHISATPLSAPTTLHRSAQVLIRRGCAFKFAARTEYVETLTSSRSDRAQCGKFITAYPDDDHFWELAKALDAATAGLPGPVILSDRPYRRGSVVHYRYGAFRGVPHWSNDGVLEARLRAPDGTVVKDERKPWFCPPPWAKLPPTEADSGAGGGPPAPPPQVLLRDRYVVRSAIRHSARGGVYRAVDRETRRNVVVKQARAHVGAGFTGLDARDGLRHEAAALATLHGLSADLVELFEQEDHVFLVETEIPGVTLDRWVRAEFRALDAGDLGLHTDRVVALAAGLAALLSEVHGRGLVYRDLSPTNVMVTLGDRLRLIDPECVARAGQWSHRVHTPGYGAPEYASGPKYGPAPEQTADLFSLGAMLFYLATGIDPAFASVPADPRPPVERLSRVLGPVGLRSRCARLLAPAIRGLCAQEPVRRWSLGQLREFLADPAPLPAAAAVTSSAGLEGALQERLIDDGLAHLLVTMGEHGADRLWPVAPSGAGTDPCNLQHGAAGVLGVFTRANELLGRHDLRTAVAHVASWIDARRAHVPTVLPGLHFGGAGIAWTLHDAARHLGDDELAEQAVRLALALPVRWPNPDVFHGAAGTGLTQLRFWQLTGRPEFLDRAIDCADGLAAAAEHADDGVFWRIPTDFDSVLAGVTHLGFAHGAAGIGSFLVSAATSTGRGDYLDLAHAAGRTLVNAAERGPWGARWRTDRTGRDGEGMLHHLCSGASGVGTFLVRLWTATGDPAARELAEEAAGAVHRARWTAGSSVCHGLAGDGEFLLDMAQAFGGPYQGWAEELAGCLYTKHTVRDGRMVVPDESGTHVRAGFGVGLAGVIGFLLRLRYGGPRLLMADTDRPRATKGPPKAAPRGGALAPGSAQHESRGSRNNHQEEAPWN; encoded by the coding sequence ATGACCGAGGAGGACATCTGGTGCCGGGTGAGCCCGCCGGACCGTCCATCCCGCGTCCAGGGATGGAAGCTGCACATCTCGGCCACCCCACTGTCCGCCCCCACAACGCTGCACAGGTCCGCGCAGGTCCTGATACGTCGCGGGTGCGCGTTCAAGTTCGCGGCCCGCACGGAGTACGTCGAGACCCTGACATCCAGCCGCAGCGACCGCGCGCAGTGCGGCAAGTTCATCACCGCCTATCCGGACGACGATCACTTCTGGGAGCTGGCGAAGGCGCTGGACGCGGCGACGGCCGGGCTGCCCGGTCCGGTGATCCTGTCGGACCGGCCGTACCGCAGGGGGAGCGTGGTCCACTATCGCTACGGCGCGTTCCGGGGGGTGCCCCACTGGAGTAACGACGGTGTGCTGGAGGCGCGCCTCCGCGCGCCGGACGGAACCGTCGTCAAGGACGAGCGCAAGCCCTGGTTCTGTCCGCCTCCGTGGGCGAAGCTGCCTCCCACGGAGGCGGATTCGGGGGCGGGGGGCGGGCCGCCCGCACCGCCCCCTCAGGTGCTCCTCCGCGACAGGTACGTGGTCCGTTCGGCGATCCGGCACTCCGCACGGGGCGGTGTGTACCGCGCGGTCGACCGTGAGACAAGGCGGAATGTCGTCGTCAAACAAGCGCGCGCCCATGTCGGTGCGGGATTCACCGGACTCGACGCGCGGGACGGGCTGCGCCATGAGGCGGCGGCGCTGGCCACGCTCCACGGCTTGAGCGCCGATCTGGTGGAGCTGTTCGAGCAGGAGGATCACGTCTTCCTGGTGGAGACAGAGATCCCTGGTGTCACGCTGGACCGCTGGGTACGGGCGGAGTTCCGCGCGCTGGACGCCGGTGACCTCGGTCTGCACACGGACCGGGTCGTCGCTCTGGCGGCGGGGCTGGCCGCTCTGCTGAGTGAGGTCCACGGCCGGGGGCTGGTGTACCGGGATCTCAGCCCGACAAACGTCATGGTGACCCTCGGGGACCGGCTGCGGCTGATCGACCCGGAATGCGTCGCACGGGCCGGGCAGTGGAGTCATCGTGTCCACACACCGGGTTACGGCGCACCGGAGTACGCGTCCGGGCCCAAGTACGGTCCGGCGCCGGAGCAGACCGCCGATCTGTTCTCCCTCGGGGCGATGCTGTTCTACCTCGCGACCGGCATCGACCCCGCCTTCGCGTCCGTCCCGGCGGACCCCCGGCCGCCTGTCGAACGGCTGAGCCGCGTGCTCGGCCCGGTCGGCCTGCGCAGCCGCTGCGCGCGGCTGCTGGCGCCGGCGATACGCGGCCTGTGCGCGCAGGAACCCGTGAGGCGCTGGTCGCTGGGACAGCTCAGAGAGTTCCTCGCCGATCCGGCGCCCCTGCCGGCCGCGGCGGCCGTCACCTCGTCGGCAGGGCTTGAGGGCGCGCTGCAGGAACGGCTGATCGACGACGGCCTCGCTCATCTTCTCGTCACCATGGGGGAGCACGGCGCCGACCGCCTGTGGCCCGTGGCGCCGTCCGGTGCGGGCACGGACCCGTGCAATCTCCAGCACGGTGCGGCAGGCGTTCTTGGTGTGTTCACCCGTGCGAACGAGCTGCTGGGACGCCACGACCTGCGTACGGCGGTCGCTCATGTGGCGTCCTGGATCGACGCACGCCGTGCACACGTGCCCACGGTGCTGCCCGGTCTCCACTTCGGCGGGGCCGGAATCGCGTGGACACTCCACGACGCCGCCCGGCATCTGGGCGATGACGAACTCGCCGAGCAGGCGGTACGGCTCGCGCTGGCACTGCCGGTGCGCTGGCCCAACCCGGACGTGTTCCACGGCGCCGCCGGCACCGGCCTGACCCAGCTGCGCTTCTGGCAGCTGACCGGGCGGCCGGAGTTCCTCGACCGGGCCATCGACTGCGCCGACGGCCTGGCCGCCGCCGCCGAGCACGCCGACGACGGCGTGTTCTGGCGGATACCGACCGACTTCGATTCCGTACTGGCGGGGGTCACGCATCTGGGCTTCGCGCACGGAGCCGCCGGAATCGGTTCGTTCCTGGTGAGCGCCGCCACGTCAACGGGCCGGGGGGACTACCTCGACCTGGCACACGCCGCAGGCCGGACCCTGGTCAACGCGGCCGAGCGCGGCCCCTGGGGAGCGCGCTGGCGCACCGACCGTACGGGCAGGGACGGCGAGGGGATGCTGCACCATCTCTGCAGCGGCGCGTCCGGGGTCGGCACATTCCTGGTGCGGCTGTGGACTGCCACCGGCGACCCGGCGGCCCGGGAACTGGCCGAGGAGGCGGCCGGTGCGGTCCACCGGGCCCGGTGGACCGCGGGATCCTCGGTCTGCCACGGGCTGGCCGGTGACGGCGAGTTCCTTCTCGACATGGCGCAGGCGTTCGGCGGTCCCTACCAGGGCTGGGCCGAGGAGTTGGCCGGGTGCCTGTACACCAAGCACACCGTGCGCGACGGGCGGATGGTCGTACCGGACGAGTCGGGCACGCACGTCCGCGCCGGCTTCGGCGTGGGTCTCGCCGGTGTGATCGGGTTTCTGCTCCGTCTCCGGTACGGCGGGCCGCGGTTGCTCATGGCCGATACCGACCGGCCGCGGGCCACGAAGGGCCCCCCGAAGGCCGCGCCTCGTGGGGGCGCACTGGCTCCCGGCTCCGCACAGCACGAGAGCCGGGGTTCGAGGAACAACCATCAGGAGGAAGCACCATGGAACTGA
- a CDS encoding PadR family transcriptional regulator, producing MSLRHALLGLLSEHPASGYDLLKLFDTSLAAVWPATQSQIYTELSKLADAGLIVAATEGPRGRKEYALTDPGLAELRRWLTETQPQRNTRSDILLRVFFLGVLTPGQARAYLMELIEMSAQGEEDLRRLAESSDWGGDNLAVYGRIALEYGLRFNAMRRDWAEWAAAQIT from the coding sequence ATGAGCCTCCGACACGCACTGCTCGGACTCCTCTCCGAGCACCCCGCCAGCGGCTATGACCTCCTGAAACTGTTCGACACCTCACTGGCCGCCGTCTGGCCCGCGACGCAGAGCCAGATCTACACAGAGTTGAGCAAGCTCGCAGACGCCGGGCTGATCGTCGCGGCCACGGAAGGGCCGCGAGGCCGTAAGGAGTACGCCCTTACGGACCCGGGGCTGGCCGAGCTGCGGCGCTGGCTGACCGAGACCCAGCCGCAGAGGAACACCCGCAGCGACATCCTGCTGCGGGTGTTCTTCCTCGGCGTGCTGACTCCCGGGCAAGCGCGCGCCTATCTCATGGAACTGATCGAGATGTCCGCCCAGGGGGAGGAGGACCTGCGTCGACTGGCGGAATCCAGCGACTGGGGCGGCGACAACCTCGCGGTCTACGGCCGGATCGCTCTGGAATACGGCCTGCGATTCAACGCCATGCGCCGCGACTGGGCAGAGTGGGCAGCCGCCCAGATCACGTAA
- a CDS encoding MFS transporter has product MNGSPPLPLHRNRDYRRLWAAHALSAFGSQATFIALPLVLLAATHSVTDFGIVTFVEIGSSVFLGLPAGVLVDRISHKKLLLCCDLGRACAFGLFALAVLSHQVSLPLAVLLAVLNSVLGAPFGPAASAALRGVVPPSQLAGALSYSQARAATVTLAGPLVGAALYTVTPVLPFIVDGLSYLASAACVATVRLPARGPDPSRTAATPHFLRDLTTGVHEVRRSAFLGYTLVNAAVVNFAFHGIFLVLIAQGAAGDDGSAFHNGAIIAISGVGNLVGSLCAAWAGRVFSPRALVLVIGWTTAGLVPLLPLSGNVAFTGLIIGLCGLTAPAANVVISAARLRSIPEHLQGRVQTACDLIPALIVPFGPLTAGALLDRLPADTVLLLYGAVLALLAVFSSASKGLRRIPDLRETSVPEPHPVRVQPETHP; this is encoded by the coding sequence GTGAACGGCAGTCCGCCTCTCCCCCTCCACCGGAACCGTGACTACCGGCGCCTGTGGGCGGCCCACGCGCTGTCCGCCTTCGGCTCCCAGGCCACATTCATCGCCCTCCCGCTGGTCCTGCTGGCAGCCACCCACTCAGTCACCGACTTCGGCATCGTGACCTTCGTGGAGATCGGCTCGTCCGTGTTCCTGGGACTGCCCGCCGGGGTGCTCGTGGACCGGATCTCCCACAAGAAGCTGCTGCTGTGCTGCGATCTGGGGCGCGCCTGCGCGTTCGGGCTCTTCGCCCTGGCCGTGCTGTCGCACCAGGTCTCACTGCCGCTCGCCGTCCTGCTCGCCGTCCTCAACAGCGTGCTCGGCGCACCCTTCGGTCCGGCCGCATCCGCCGCGCTGCGGGGCGTCGTACCGCCATCCCAGCTCGCCGGCGCGCTCTCGTACAGCCAGGCGCGCGCCGCCACCGTGACCCTGGCCGGACCGCTGGTCGGCGCGGCGCTCTACACCGTCACACCAGTCCTCCCGTTCATCGTCGACGGGCTCTCCTACCTCGCCTCGGCCGCCTGCGTCGCGACGGTCCGCCTCCCGGCCCGGGGTCCGGATCCCTCCCGTACGGCGGCCACTCCGCACTTTCTGCGTGATCTGACGACCGGGGTCCACGAGGTACGGCGCAGCGCCTTCCTGGGCTACACCCTGGTCAACGCGGCCGTGGTGAACTTCGCCTTCCACGGCATCTTTCTGGTGCTGATCGCCCAGGGCGCCGCCGGCGACGACGGGTCGGCCTTCCACAACGGCGCGATCATCGCGATATCGGGCGTTGGCAACCTGGTCGGATCGCTGTGCGCCGCCTGGGCGGGCCGGGTGTTCTCCCCGCGCGCCCTGGTGCTTGTCATCGGGTGGACCACGGCCGGCCTGGTCCCCCTTCTGCCGCTCAGCGGAAACGTCGCGTTCACCGGCCTGATCATCGGACTGTGCGGTCTCACGGCGCCGGCCGCCAACGTGGTGATCTCCGCCGCCCGCCTGCGCTCGATCCCGGAGCACCTTCAGGGACGGGTGCAGACAGCATGCGACCTCATCCCCGCGCTGATCGTCCCCTTCGGCCCACTCACCGCGGGGGCGCTGCTCGACCGGCTCCCGGCCGACACGGTGCTCCTGCTCTACGGGGCCGTACTTGCTCTCCTCGCGGTCTTCAGCTCCGCGAGCAAGGGCCTGCGGCGGATCCCCGACCTGCGGGAGACCTCGGTACCCGAACCCCACCCGGTGCGTGTCCAGCCCGAGACGCACCCCTGA
- a CDS encoding ZIP family metal transporter, whose product MSDVQIALLGAIAGFTICLGLPVGRLRRPVPRLSAGLNAVAVGILLFLLWDVLGAAWEPTDASLSDHHWATAATGGVVLTAGLAVGLCGLVYYDRWSSRRRASAADSPDGPGAATATELAPRARSRAAGLAFMIATGIGLHNFAEGLAIGNSAAQGEISLAVLLVIGFGLHNATEGFGIVAPLAAEGERPSWGTLALLGLIGGGPTFVGTLVGQQVVNETLSIAFLGLAAGSILYVIIELLAVVRRAAMKELTTWMILLGLLLGFATDAVVTAAGV is encoded by the coding sequence GTGTCCGATGTGCAGATCGCCCTGCTCGGCGCCATCGCCGGGTTCACCATCTGTCTCGGCCTGCCCGTCGGCCGACTGCGCAGGCCTGTTCCCCGCCTGAGCGCCGGTCTCAACGCGGTTGCCGTCGGCATCCTGCTCTTCCTGCTCTGGGACGTCCTCGGCGCAGCCTGGGAGCCGACCGACGCCTCGCTGAGCGATCACCACTGGGCGACAGCGGCCACGGGCGGCGTGGTTCTCACCGCCGGCCTCGCCGTCGGACTGTGCGGCCTTGTGTACTACGACCGGTGGAGTTCCCGCCGTCGGGCTTCCGCTGCGGATTCGCCCGACGGGCCCGGGGCGGCAACCGCCACCGAACTGGCCCCCAGGGCCCGTTCACGGGCCGCCGGTCTCGCCTTCATGATCGCCACGGGCATCGGCCTGCACAACTTCGCGGAGGGCCTGGCGATCGGCAACTCCGCAGCACAGGGCGAAATCTCCCTCGCCGTCCTGCTGGTCATCGGGTTCGGGCTGCACAACGCGACCGAGGGCTTCGGAATCGTCGCCCCGCTGGCCGCAGAGGGCGAACGGCCCTCGTGGGGAACCCTCGCGCTGCTCGGCCTGATCGGCGGCGGTCCCACCTTCGTGGGCACCCTGGTCGGCCAGCAGGTCGTCAACGAAACCCTCAGCATCGCCTTCCTGGGCCTGGCTGCCGGGTCCATCCTCTACGTGATCATCGAGCTGCTCGCCGTTGTCCGCCGGGCCGCCATGAAGGAACTGACCACCTGGATGATCCTGTTGGGCCTGCTGCTCGGCTTCGCCACCGACGCCGTGGTCACCGCGGCCGGAGTGTGA